In Halococcus saccharolyticus DSM 5350, one DNA window encodes the following:
- a CDS encoding VOC family protein, producing the protein MITTIEWLALEVKYLDRASAFYRDHLDLDTVTKRENEIALAVGDTDLVLRRPTALPRGGLHTHYALSIPAAEYDAWYDRLAEPFELDEHTFGSARSLYFYDTEGNCVELGESEASGTGVLGVFEVVLEVEDLDRAEVFYTALGMDVMDRGSERRRVRLDAGPFALELWEPQLGIADARGGVHVDLGLGVGHPETALERVEDRVSAVEPTDEGIRVRDPDGHFLTFV; encoded by the coding sequence ATGATCACGACGATCGAGTGGCTCGCCCTCGAAGTCAAATATCTCGACCGCGCGAGCGCGTTCTATCGTGATCATCTCGATCTCGATACCGTCACGAAGCGCGAGAACGAGATCGCACTCGCCGTCGGCGACACCGACCTCGTGCTCCGTCGGCCCACGGCCCTGCCGCGCGGCGGCCTCCACACCCACTACGCGCTCTCGATCCCTGCCGCCGAGTACGACGCGTGGTACGACCGGCTCGCCGAACCCTTCGAGCTCGACGAGCACACCTTCGGCAGCGCGCGCTCGCTCTACTTCTACGACACAGAGGGCAACTGCGTCGAACTCGGCGAGTCAGAGGCGTCGGGGACGGGAGTGCTCGGCGTGTTCGAGGTCGTCCTCGAAGTTGAGGACCTCGACCGCGCCGAGGTGTTCTACACGGCACTCGGGATGGACGTGATGGATCGCGGGAGCGAGCGACGGCGGGTTCGGCTCGACGCCGGCCCGTTCGCTCTCGAACTCTGGGAGCCCCAGTTGGGCATCGCCGACGCACGCGGCGGCGTCCACGTCGACTTGGGGCTCGGCGTCGGCCACCCCGAGACGGCGCTCGAACGGGTCGAGGATCGGGTGTCAGCCGTGGAGCCCACCGACGAGGGGATTCGGGTGCGCGACCCTGATGGTCACTTCCTGACGTTCGTCTGA
- a CDS encoding class I adenylate-forming enzyme family protein: MNFANYADAAARNAPEALAVGDRTRSLTFRELSERSDRVADALERRGVETDDRVAVDMPNGVAFVCAYLGTMKCGAVPVPVNTRFTDQQTRYVLSDSGAVGVVTADRRNADHGGEPTTHAYADLLDRGASEYDVTPRRSEEFAELLYTSGTTGAPKGVYHTHGNLDANANGFINYNEWSREDVALTVCPCFHVTGLNVTTTPFIALEAENHLLETWDIEAALTAIERHGVTYAFLIPTMVVELLDHEGLDEYDVSSLQALGVGGSPMPKERIDEVERVLGCTLLEGYGMTETTPLSAFNHPGPEGHKPGSVGRPATEAVALRIEDPRTGDAVERGARGELLWRGDTVTPRYNKRQITENNFVERDGERWLASGDIGWMDEDGFLFVVDRIEDMFTTGCGDVSPREIEEVIYEIDPVQKVAIIDTVDDVRGASVTTVIKRRSEGSVSAAEIKRACEAELESHEVPDRVEFVDEFPLTATGKIDRENLRDRFG; the protein is encoded by the coding sequence GTGAACTTCGCCAACTACGCCGACGCCGCGGCGCGGAACGCGCCGGAGGCGTTGGCGGTCGGCGACCGGACCCGATCGCTCACGTTTCGGGAGCTCTCCGAGCGATCGGATCGTGTCGCCGATGCGCTGGAGCGGCGCGGCGTCGAAACCGACGACCGAGTGGCGGTCGATATGCCGAACGGCGTGGCGTTCGTCTGTGCCTATCTCGGCACGATGAAATGCGGGGCCGTCCCGGTACCGGTCAACACACGATTCACCGACCAACAGACTCGGTACGTACTGTCCGACAGCGGCGCGGTCGGCGTCGTCACCGCCGATCGTCGGAACGCGGATCACGGAGGCGAACCGACGACCCACGCTTACGCCGATCTCCTCGACAGAGGTGCGTCGGAGTACGACGTGACGCCCCGGCGATCCGAGGAGTTCGCCGAGTTGCTGTACACGAGCGGGACGACCGGCGCACCGAAGGGCGTCTATCACACCCACGGCAACCTCGACGCGAACGCCAACGGCTTCATCAACTACAACGAGTGGAGCCGTGAGGACGTGGCGTTGACGGTGTGTCCCTGTTTTCACGTCACTGGACTCAACGTCACCACGACGCCGTTCATCGCTCTGGAGGCCGAAAATCACCTGCTCGAAACGTGGGACATCGAGGCCGCACTGACCGCGATCGAACGCCACGGCGTCACATACGCCTTCCTGATCCCGACGATGGTCGTCGAACTCCTCGATCACGAAGGCCTCGACGAGTACGATGTCTCCAGTCTGCAGGCGCTCGGCGTCGGTGGGTCGCCGATGCCGAAAGAGCGCATCGACGAGGTCGAACGAGTACTGGGCTGTACGCTGCTCGAGGGGTACGGCATGACCGAGACGACGCCGCTGTCGGCGTTCAATCACCCCGGACCGGAGGGGCACAAGCCAGGCAGTGTCGGCCGGCCGGCAACCGAGGCGGTCGCCCTCCGTATCGAGGATCCCCGAACCGGCGATGCGGTCGAGCGCGGCGCACGTGGGGAGTTGCTCTGGCGCGGCGACACGGTCACGCCGCGGTACAACAAGCGCCAAATCACCGAGAACAACTTCGTCGAACGCGACGGGGAGCGGTGGCTCGCATCCGGCGACATCGGGTGGATGGACGAGGACGGGTTTCTGTTCGTCGTCGATCGGATCGAGGACATGTTCACGACGGGATGTGGGGACGTTTCGCCGCGCGAGATCGAGGAAGTGATCTACGAGATCGACCCCGTCCAGAAGGTCGCGATCATCGATACGGTGGACGACGTCCGTGGAGCGTCGGTGACGACGGTCATCAAGCGTCGCAGCGAGGGATCGGTGTCGGCAGCCGAGATCAAGCGCGCCTGCGAGGCGGAGCTGGAAAGCCACGAGGTTCCCGATCGGGTGGAGTTCGTCGACGAATTTCCACTCACCGCGACCGGAAAGATCGATAGAGAGAATCTCCGGGACCGATTCGGGTAG
- a CDS encoding IclR family transcriptional regulator encodes MTSYPVAAVKLSHDVIELLVDRGKAGVTEVATALDVPKSTAHDHLRTLEQVGDVVNEDGAYRLSMQFLHVGEIARNHHDLFVQGREETLGLFETIDERHHVQLVTVEHGRCALLLASRWQRETLSQQATTYPRHAHLHTNAPGKAIFAHLDEEKVKHVLAEHGLPPRTPATITDETDLATELARVREDGYAVDDGELIAGMTGIAAPIVTDTEVHGSIAVYSTTDQFTTDPRNSELVDTVRESADEIRANLIFARE; translated from the coding sequence ATGACATCCTATCCCGTCGCAGCGGTCAAGCTCTCTCACGACGTCATCGAGCTACTCGTCGACCGAGGAAAAGCCGGAGTGACCGAGGTCGCCACGGCGCTGGACGTTCCCAAGAGTACGGCCCACGATCATCTCCGGACGTTGGAGCAAGTCGGAGACGTGGTCAACGAGGATGGAGCGTACCGACTGAGCATGCAGTTCCTTCACGTGGGTGAGATCGCCCGCAACCACCACGATCTGTTCGTTCAGGGCCGCGAGGAGACGCTTGGCTTGTTCGAGACCATCGACGAGCGACACCACGTCCAGCTGGTCACGGTAGAACACGGCCGCTGTGCGCTGTTGCTAGCGTCGCGCTGGCAGCGAGAGACCCTTTCCCAGCAGGCGACGACGTATCCACGTCACGCACACCTCCACACGAATGCGCCGGGAAAAGCGATCTTCGCACATCTCGACGAGGAGAAAGTCAAACACGTCCTCGCCGAACACGGGCTTCCGCCGCGAACGCCCGCCACGATCACCGACGAGACCGATCTCGCTACCGAGCTGGCGCGGGTCCGCGAGGACGGCTACGCAGTCGACGACGGGGAACTGATCGCGGGTATGACGGGCATCGCCGCACCGATCGTCACCGACACCGAGGTCCACGGTTCCATCGCGGTCTACAGCACCACCGACCAGTTCACGACCGATCCGCGGAACTCCGAACTCGTCGATACAGTGCGAGAGTCTGCCGACGAGATACGGGCGAACCTCATCTTCGCACGGGAGTGA